The following coding sequences lie in one Acropora palmata chromosome 3, jaAcrPala1.3, whole genome shotgun sequence genomic window:
- the LOC141876493 gene encoding bifunctional arginine demethylase and lysyl-hydroxylase PSR-like encodes MSEGERPGGNVDLQKVTDAFIALRKKAKVLGIKDSQLVKVSAVKSLKKKRVTCFVVTSVVICLLGILSGVGVVLYQNEVITRRALFKFFQNVMDFSIDNDVCLIPYPEIILDMFRPPVNCSVCKEVHKIDRVSSLSKEEFLGKYAYTARPVVITDGTKGWTASQYFSFNYFKSIYSPDSPVIISEDDKCQFFPYQSGFTALKEVFNMSEKDANMEGKPWYIGWSNCDSSAANELRKHYKIPYFLPDTSESSKTDWVFMGCPGYGAHLHIDAVGNPSWQAQIKGIKKWTLEPPPECSHVCDPKLEVTVKSGEIIVLDTNKWFHQTDIIGKEMSITIGSEYD; translated from the exons ATGTCGGAAGGGGAACGGCCAGGCGGTAATGTTGATCTCCAGAAAGTTACAGATGCGTTTATAGCACTAAGGAAGAAAGCCAAAGTACTAGGAATCAAAGACTCTCAACTTGTTAAAGTCTCAGCTGTGAAAAGTCTTAAGAAGAAACGGGTTACTTGTTTTGTTGTGACGAGTGTTGTTATCTGTCTGTTGGGAATTCTTTCCGGCGTTGGTGTTGTTCTTTATCAAAATGAAGTTATTACGCGTCGTGCTTTGTTCAAATTCTTCCAGAATGTGATGGACTTCAGCATAGATAACGATGTCTGCCTCATTCCGTATCCTGAGATTATTTTGGACATGTTTCGGCCACCCGTAAATTGCAGCGTTTGTAAAGAAGTCCACAAGATCGACAGAGTTTCGTCTTTGAGTAAGGAAGAATTTTTAGGAAAGTACGCTTATACAGCTCGCCCCGTTGTTATTACAGATGGTACGAAAGGTTGGACAGCCTCACagtatttcagttttaactACTTCAAATCCATTTATTCCCCGGATAGTCCCGTTATTATTTCAGAAGATGATAAATGTCAGTTCTTTCCTTATCAATCTGGATTTACTGCGTTGAAAGAAGTTTTCAACATGTCTGAAAAGGATGCAAATATGGAAGGAAAACCCTGGTATATCGGCTG GAGCAATTGTGATTCATCTGCAGCAAATGAACTTCGTAAACATTACAAAATACCTTACTTCTTGCCAGACACGTCGGAATCAAGCAAAACTGATTGGGTGTTTATGGGGTGCCCAGGATATGGGGCTCATCTGCAT ATTGATGCTGTGGGGAATCCATCTTGGCAGGCCCAaataaaaggaataaaaaagtGGACCCTGGAGCCCCCTCCAGAGTGCAGCCATGTTTGTGATCCAAAACTTGAAGTGACGGTTAAGTCTGGGGAAATAA TTGTACTTGACACAAACAAGTGGTTCCATCAAACAGACATTATTGGCAAGGAAATGAGTATCACAATAGGATCAGAGTATGATTAA